One window of Enterobacter sp. RHBSTW-00175 genomic DNA carries:
- a CDS encoding TonB-dependent siderophore receptor produces the protein MKNSLWVLNPVLLAIAMPLYAEQTNEENLIVSASRSHRTVAEMAQTTWIIEGHEIEQQVQGGKEFKDILGQLIPGMDVSSQGRTNYGMNMRGRAIVVLIDGVRLNSSRTDSRQLDSIDPFNIEHIEVISGSTALYGGGSTGGLINIVTKKGQPETQVDLELGSKTGFNNSNDHDERVATAVSGGNDHASGRLSVAYQRFGGWYDGNGDALTFDNTQTGLQHSDRLDVMGTGTIDISDTRQLQVVTQYYKSQGDDDYGLYLDKNMSAVTGSGTARTRSGFSSDRIPGTERHLISLQYSDSDFWGQELVGQIYYRDESLRFYPFPTVDQKTKTITSFAASEQNTDQYGAKLTLNSRLLDSWQVTWGIDADHETFDSNQMFFDLAKSVPSGGMNNHSAYTTGRYPGYSITNFAPFLQNSYDINDIFTLSGGVRYQWTENRVDDFIGYSQQQAIANGKATSADAIPGGKTDYDNLLFNAGILAHITARQQLWFNFSQGVELPDPGKYYGNGAYAKADAQGHLALLKSVNPNDAKLEGIKVDSYELGWRYTGDNLRTQIAAYYSLSDKSIDINRSDMTIDVNPQERRIYGVEGAVDYVIPDSVWSVGGNFNILKSEIKTNGSWEKWDVTQASPSKATAYVGWAPEPWSLRVQTQQTFDLTDAAGNEIEGYNTVDFLSSYQLPLGKLSFSIENLLDKQYTTVWGQRAPLLYSPTYGNAALYEYKGRGRTFGLNYALTF, from the coding sequence ATGAAGAACAGTCTCTGGGTGCTAAATCCTGTATTGCTGGCCATCGCGATGCCGCTTTACGCCGAACAAACCAATGAAGAAAACCTGATTGTCAGTGCCAGCCGCAGCCATCGTACCGTGGCAGAAATGGCGCAAACCACGTGGATTATCGAAGGACATGAAATTGAACAACAGGTCCAGGGTGGCAAGGAATTCAAGGATATTCTCGGGCAATTGATCCCCGGTATGGATGTCAGCAGCCAGGGACGAACAAACTACGGCATGAACATGCGTGGCCGTGCCATTGTGGTGTTAATTGATGGCGTGCGTCTTAACTCTTCGCGTACCGACAGCCGCCAGCTTGATTCGATTGATCCTTTTAACATCGAACATATTGAAGTTATTTCTGGCTCTACGGCCCTGTACGGCGGCGGCAGCACCGGTGGTCTGATTAATATCGTGACCAAAAAAGGTCAGCCAGAAACGCAGGTTGATCTGGAGCTTGGCAGCAAGACAGGCTTTAACAACAGCAACGACCATGACGAGCGCGTGGCAACAGCCGTCAGCGGAGGGAATGACCATGCATCGGGTCGCCTCTCGGTGGCCTATCAACGTTTTGGCGGCTGGTATGACGGCAACGGGGATGCCCTCACCTTCGATAACACCCAGACAGGATTACAACATTCTGATCGTCTGGATGTGATGGGTACAGGCACAATCGACATCAGCGATACCCGTCAGTTGCAGGTGGTGACGCAGTATTACAAAAGCCAGGGTGACGATGATTACGGGCTTTATCTCGATAAAAACATGAGTGCCGTGACCGGAAGTGGCACCGCCCGGACCCGTAGCGGGTTCAGTTCTGATCGTATTCCGGGTACAGAGCGCCATCTCATCAGCCTGCAATATTCCGATTCCGACTTCTGGGGGCAAGAGCTGGTAGGGCAAATTTACTACCGTGATGAATCCTTGCGTTTCTATCCCTTCCCGACTGTGGATCAAAAAACCAAAACCATCACTAGCTTCGCGGCTTCTGAGCAAAACACCGATCAGTACGGCGCAAAACTGACCCTGAACAGCAGGCTGCTCGACAGCTGGCAGGTGACCTGGGGTATCGATGCCGACCATGAAACATTCGATTCCAACCAGATGTTCTTTGACCTGGCGAAGTCAGTGCCATCAGGCGGGATGAATAACCACTCTGCCTACACCACTGGTCGTTATCCGGGTTACAGCATTACCAACTTCGCGCCCTTCCTGCAAAACAGCTATGACATCAATGACATCTTCACCTTAAGTGGCGGGGTTCGCTATCAATGGACTGAGAACCGCGTTGATGACTTTATTGGCTATTCGCAGCAGCAGGCGATTGCGAATGGCAAAGCTACCTCAGCAGATGCAATCCCGGGCGGTAAAACGGATTACGATAACCTGCTGTTTAACGCCGGCATTCTTGCACACATTACGGCACGCCAGCAGCTCTGGTTTAACTTCTCTCAGGGTGTTGAACTGCCGGATCCGGGCAAATATTACGGGAACGGCGCGTACGCAAAAGCCGATGCACAAGGCCACCTGGCGCTGCTGAAAAGCGTTAACCCGAATGACGCGAAGCTTGAAGGGATCAAAGTCGATTCCTATGAGCTGGGCTGGCGCTATACCGGAGATAACCTGCGCACGCAAATTGCGGCCTATTACTCTCTCTCGGATAAATCCATCGACATCAACCGTAGCGACATGACCATTGACGTTAACCCGCAGGAACGCCGGATCTATGGCGTGGAAGGTGCGGTGGATTACGTTATCCCTGATAGCGTCTGGAGCGTGGGTGGTAATTTCAACATCCTGAAATCAGAGATAAAAACTAACGGTTCATGGGAAAAATGGGATGTGACTCAGGCCTCGCCGTCGAAAGCTACGGCCTATGTAGGCTGGGCGCCTGAACCCTGGTCACTGCGTGTTCAGACTCAGCAAACTTTTGACCTGACGGACGCCGCAGGCAATGAAATTGAGGGTTATAACACCGTCGATTTCCTCAGCAGCTATCAGTTGCCGCTGGGTAAACTGTCGTTCAGCATCGAAAACCTGCTGGATAAACAGTACACCACCGTCTGGGGCCAGCGTGCACCGTTGCTCTACAGCCCAACTTACGGCAATGCCGCATTGTACGAGTACAAAGGGCGCGGTCGTACCTTTGGGCTTAACTATGCTCTGACCTTCTGA
- a CDS encoding L,D-transpeptidase family protein yields the protein MMTSSRMTRWITLFALAAAVAIALPARANTWPLPPAGSRVVGENRFHVVENNGGSLEAIAKKYNVGFLALLQANPGVDPYVPRAGSVLTIPLQTLLPDAPREGIVINLAELRLYYYPPGKNEVTVYPIGIGQLGGDTLTPTMVTTVSDKRANPTWTPTANIRARYKAQGIDLPAVVPAGPDNPMGHHAIRLAAYGGVYLLHGTNADFGIGMRVSSGCIRLRDDDIKTLYSVIAPGTKVNIINTPIKVSEEPGGKRLVEIHQPLSKNIGDDPQTLPIPLNAEMYRFKTSVDTDDTVIERAMEARAGMPVDVTRHQDIPQQTL from the coding sequence ATGATGACCTCTTCGCGTATGACTCGCTGGATAACGTTGTTTGCGCTGGCTGCGGCGGTGGCAATAGCGCTTCCTGCCCGGGCTAACACCTGGCCTCTTCCCCCTGCCGGTAGCCGTGTGGTGGGTGAAAACCGCTTTCATGTGGTTGAAAACAATGGCGGTTCACTTGAGGCGATTGCAAAAAAATATAACGTGGGCTTCCTGGCGCTGTTACAGGCTAACCCGGGCGTTGACCCGTATGTGCCGCGCGCCGGGAGCGTGTTAACCATTCCTCTGCAAACGTTGCTGCCTGATGCGCCGCGCGAAGGGATTGTGATTAACCTCGCCGAATTGCGCCTCTATTACTACCCACCGGGTAAAAATGAAGTGACCGTCTACCCTATTGGCATTGGTCAACTGGGCGGCGATACGCTCACCCCAACCATGGTGACCACAGTGTCGGATAAACGCGCCAATCCGACCTGGACGCCGACCGCCAATATTCGCGCACGCTATAAGGCTCAGGGGATAGATTTACCGGCGGTGGTTCCTGCTGGCCCGGATAACCCGATGGGCCACCATGCTATCCGCCTTGCCGCTTACGGTGGCGTCTATCTTCTGCATGGAACCAATGCTGATTTTGGTATCGGAATGCGGGTTAGCTCCGGCTGTATTCGCCTGCGTGATGACGATATCAAGACCCTGTACAGCGTGATAGCGCCAGGAACAAAAGTGAACATCATCAACACGCCGATCAAGGTGTCTGAAGAGCCTGGCGGCAAACGCCTGGTGGAGATCCATCAGCCTTTATCGAAGAACATCGGTGATGATCCACAAACGCTGCCGATCCCCCTCAATGCAGAGATGTATCGTTTCAAAACCAGCGTCGATACTGACGATACGGTAATAGAGCGAGCAATGGAGGCGCGCGCGGGGATGCCGGTTGACGTTACACGTCATCAGGATATTCCCCAGCAGACGCTGTAA
- a CDS encoding TetR/AcrR family transcriptional regulator, with protein MTTDVTSCAKKSRGRPKVFDREAALDKAMTLFWQHGYEATSLSDLVEATGAKAPTLYAEFTNKEGLFRAVLDRYISRFAAKHEAQLFCEEKTVEQALQDYFTAVATCFTSKDTPAGCFMINTSATLAASSKEIANTVKSRHAMQEETLCTFLTERQRRGELPAHCHPQVLSQYLSCILQGMSISAREGASLEKLQSITQTTLRLWPELLKV; from the coding sequence ATGACAACCGATGTAACGAGTTGCGCAAAGAAAAGCCGTGGCCGACCAAAAGTGTTCGACAGGGAAGCGGCGCTCGATAAGGCCATGACACTCTTCTGGCAGCACGGGTATGAAGCCACCTCGCTCTCCGATCTTGTGGAAGCCACAGGCGCCAAAGCACCTACGCTGTATGCGGAATTTACGAATAAAGAGGGTCTGTTCAGGGCGGTTCTGGACAGATACATTTCCCGCTTTGCGGCGAAACACGAAGCGCAGCTTTTCTGTGAAGAAAAAACGGTTGAGCAGGCGCTGCAGGACTATTTCACCGCCGTCGCCACCTGCTTTACCAGCAAAGATACGCCGGCAGGTTGCTTTATGATCAATACCTCCGCCACCCTTGCGGCCTCCTCTAAAGAGATTGCCAACACGGTGAAATCGCGCCATGCGATGCAGGAGGAGACGCTGTGTACATTTCTGACCGAGCGCCAGCGGCGCGGTGAGCTTCCTGCCCATTGCCATCCACAGGTGCTGTCGCAATACCTGAGCTGTATTTTGCAGGGTATGTCGATAAGCGCCCGTGAAGGCGCAAGCCTGGAAAAACTGCAAAGCATCACCCAGACCACGCTACGCCTGTGGCCTGAACTGCTTAAAGTCTGA
- the bhsA gene encoding multiple stress resistance protein BhsA, producing the protein MKNVKTLIAAAVLSSLSFASFAAVEVQSTPADQHKAGTISATAGTNLGSLEEQLAQKAEAMGAKSFRITSVTGPNTLHGTAVIYK; encoded by the coding sequence ATGAAAAACGTAAAAACCCTGATCGCTGCCGCTGTACTGAGTTCTCTGTCATTCGCAAGCTTTGCGGCTGTTGAAGTGCAATCTACTCCGGCTGACCAGCATAAAGCCGGTACGATTTCTGCGACAGCAGGTACTAACCTGGGTTCTCTGGAAGAGCAACTGGCACAAAAAGCAGAAGCGATGGGTGCTAAATCCTTCCGCATCACCTCTGTGACCGGTCCTAACACCCTTCACGGTACTGCGGTAATTTACAAATAA